One genomic region from Actinomycetes bacterium encodes:
- a CDS encoding Pr6Pr family membrane protein yields MSTAATPEADPQRPATTTVTPGSPGMIVASRIYNLILAVLGTSALAISLFNSATNEQVASPLDGISFSLSYFTIWSNIFAFIVAWSIFANPRRDDKIFRWLRMTSLVMIVITGLIYAILLAPSANPCGSGIYTNTVFHYIVPWATLLGFLVFGPRPRFTGDLIWKMMLIPVIWLTYTLLHGLAMIQRPGDKCAPSDKSDQWGPSESIGEAGSWYPYPFINPNYNDTGAPGEIIPGVTADGYTGIAINIVIVVILGLLFASIFYGLDRWLSKGEKPSELD; encoded by the coding sequence ATGAGCACTGCAGCTACGCCCGAAGCCGACCCGCAGCGGCCGGCCACTACGACCGTTACGCCCGGCAGCCCCGGCATGATCGTGGCCTCCCGGATCTACAACTTGATCCTAGCGGTACTCGGCACATCTGCCCTGGCCATCAGTTTGTTCAACTCGGCCACAAACGAGCAGGTGGCATCACCGCTGGATGGCATCTCATTCAGCCTCAGTTACTTCACGATCTGGTCCAACATCTTCGCGTTCATCGTTGCTTGGTCGATATTCGCCAACCCGCGGCGCGATGACAAGATCTTCCGCTGGTTGCGCATGACCAGCCTGGTCATGATCGTGATCACCGGCCTGATTTACGCGATCCTGCTGGCTCCGTCAGCCAACCCCTGTGGCTCCGGTATCTACACCAATACGGTCTTCCACTACATCGTGCCGTGGGCAACCCTGTTGGGCTTCTTGGTATTTGGTCCTCGGCCGCGGTTTACTGGCGACCTGATCTGGAAGATGATGCTCATTCCAGTGATCTGGCTTACCTACACCCTGCTGCACGGTTTGGCGATGATTCAGCGCCCCGGCGACAAGTGCGCGCCAAGCGATAAGTCCGACCAATGGGGACCATCGGAGTCGATTGGTGAAGCTGGCAGTTGGTATCCGTACCCGTTCATCAACCCCAACTACAACGACACCGGCGCGCCAGGAGAGATCATCCCCGGAGTGACCGCGGACGGGTACACCGGCATCGCGATCAATATCGTGATCGTGGTGATCTTGGGACTACTGTTCGCGTCGATTTTCTACGGCCTGGACCGCTGGCTGAGCAAGGGCGAGAAGCCCAGCGAACTGGACTAG